A single window of Rhodococcus jostii RHA1 DNA harbors:
- a CDS encoding phosphoribosyltransferase family protein — MSSPTAVCAVPWATEHLGLTLAHVGSGTGLTIPELVEPGLRRNPRRAHLLVSTVLGKHVPTDPGAVIGAGDRLGDLVAEVLGPDADPVVLGFAETATGLGHCVAARLRARCYLHSTRRDVPEIGTSAGFEEGHSHATSHQLQPTSVELFTGDRPLVLVDDEISTGATAVDAIRALHRQNPRSRYVVASLVDMCEQGHRDAVDAAATELGVQIDSVSLAVGRTELPDGLIDSVGALPEPVLNPIGERTGTVDRADIPWPAAVPEGGRHGFLREDTEEFDAAVASAAAVLRDRLDPQRPVIVVGHEELMYLPLRIADALATSGFRVRFQTTTRSPAYVLDQPGYPLRRGFRFTAPENGEEQPRFVYNAQWPGEDAVVVAVIDTAADTDRLTAAGGLLDVLTASGTDVLLAAVSGADPRSLRAARAGAST, encoded by the coding sequence ATGAGCTCACCCACTGCCGTGTGCGCAGTGCCCTGGGCCACGGAACACCTGGGGTTGACGCTCGCCCACGTGGGTTCGGGCACGGGGCTGACCATCCCCGAACTCGTCGAGCCCGGCCTGCGGCGCAACCCGCGACGTGCCCACCTGCTCGTCTCGACGGTCCTCGGCAAGCACGTGCCCACCGACCCGGGTGCCGTGATCGGCGCAGGCGACCGCCTCGGCGATCTGGTCGCCGAGGTTCTCGGACCGGATGCAGATCCCGTGGTGCTCGGATTCGCCGAAACCGCAACAGGTCTCGGGCATTGTGTCGCGGCCCGGCTGCGCGCCCGGTGCTACCTGCACTCCACGCGCCGGGACGTACCCGAGATCGGGACGTCCGCCGGGTTCGAGGAGGGGCACTCGCATGCAACCAGCCACCAGTTGCAGCCGACGTCCGTCGAGTTGTTCACGGGCGATCGCCCTCTCGTCCTCGTGGACGACGAGATCTCCACCGGCGCCACCGCTGTGGACGCGATCCGCGCGCTGCACCGGCAGAATCCCCGTAGCCGTTACGTCGTGGCGTCGCTCGTCGACATGTGCGAGCAGGGCCACCGGGACGCCGTCGACGCCGCAGCCACCGAATTGGGAGTGCAGATCGACAGCGTGAGTCTGGCGGTGGGGCGCACCGAGCTTCCCGACGGCCTGATCGACTCGGTCGGTGCCCTTCCGGAACCGGTGCTCAACCCCATCGGTGAGCGGACCGGGACCGTCGATCGTGCCGACATACCGTGGCCCGCAGCGGTTCCGGAAGGTGGTCGGCACGGATTCCTGCGGGAAGACACCGAGGAGTTCGATGCGGCCGTCGCGTCGGCGGCCGCGGTGCTCCGGGACCGGCTCGACCCGCAGCGGCCGGTGATCGTCGTCGGACACGAAGAGCTGATGTACCTGCCCCTGCGAATCGCGGACGCGCTCGCCACGTCCGGTTTCCGGGTTCGATTCCAGACGACGACGCGGTCACCCGCCTACGTGCTCGACCAGCCGGGCTACCCGCTGCGCCGAGGATTCCGCTTCACGGCGCCCGAGAACGGTGAAGAGCAGCCGCGTTTCGTCTACAACGCCCAGTGGCCGGGCGAGGACGCCGTCGTGGTCGCGGTGATCGACACCGCGGCCGACACCGACCGGCTCACTGCGGCCGGCGGACTCCTCGACGTGCTCACCGCGTCGGGAACGGATGTGCTCCTGGCCGCCGTGTCCGGCGCCGACCCGCGGTCGCTGCGCGCCGCACGTGCGGGAGCGTCGACGTGA
- a CDS encoding HpcH/HpaI aldolase/citrate lyase family protein: MSISEEVTTAAVRHVRHFHHLDPETHGRLFLHTPQALGPDEDRTVLAVALGATLYVPATRSDLADTILRRSGDGVCSMVLDLEDAVADDQVEAALLNAVDALDRLATHGGARMQLFVRVRAAEDLRRIADLLTTGVEVLSGFVIPKFGGATGRAFLDELAAASERLGKHLYAMPVLESPALVHRETRDDELAKIGELLVEHRERILAVRIGATDMCATFGIRRDRDLTIYDVRVVADAIAGIVNFLGRADDTGHVITGPVWEYFADHERMFRPTLRATPFEEHNEVRFRQQLVSRDLDGLLREIALDRANGIQGKTVIHPTHVAAVHALSAVTHEEYHDALDILGAESVGGVQASGYRNKMNEMRPHRSWAEKTLVRAKVFGVTNEGITFVDLLTALAVR, encoded by the coding sequence ATGAGCATTAGCGAAGAGGTCACGACGGCGGCGGTGCGGCATGTTCGGCACTTCCACCACCTCGATCCCGAGACGCACGGCCGGCTGTTCCTGCACACTCCGCAGGCGCTCGGGCCGGACGAGGATCGGACGGTGCTGGCCGTCGCGCTGGGCGCGACGCTGTACGTGCCTGCGACGAGGTCCGACCTCGCGGACACGATCCTTCGCCGGTCCGGTGACGGTGTCTGCTCGATGGTCCTGGACCTCGAGGACGCGGTGGCCGACGACCAGGTGGAAGCGGCGCTGCTCAACGCCGTCGACGCGCTCGATCGGCTCGCGACCCATGGTGGTGCGCGGATGCAGTTGTTCGTCCGGGTGCGGGCTGCCGAGGACCTTCGGCGGATCGCCGACCTGCTGACCACCGGCGTCGAGGTGTTGTCCGGATTCGTGATTCCGAAGTTCGGTGGTGCGACGGGACGTGCGTTCCTCGACGAGCTGGCCGCGGCGTCGGAGCGGCTCGGCAAGCACCTGTACGCGATGCCGGTGCTCGAATCGCCGGCACTGGTGCACCGGGAGACCCGCGACGACGAACTCGCGAAGATCGGCGAACTGCTCGTCGAACACCGCGAGCGGATCCTCGCCGTGCGCATCGGCGCCACCGACATGTGTGCCACGTTCGGCATCCGCCGCGACCGCGACCTGACGATCTACGACGTGCGAGTGGTCGCGGACGCGATTGCCGGCATCGTCAACTTCCTGGGCCGCGCCGACGACACGGGACACGTCATCACCGGTCCTGTGTGGGAGTACTTCGCCGACCACGAGCGGATGTTCCGGCCGACCCTGCGCGCCACGCCGTTCGAGGAGCACAACGAGGTGCGGTTCCGTCAGCAGCTGGTCAGCCGGGATCTGGACGGTCTGCTGCGGGAGATCGCCCTCGACCGCGCCAACGGCATCCAGGGCAAGACGGTCATCCACCCCACGCACGTCGCGGCCGTGCACGCCCTGTCCGCGGTGACACACGAGGAGTACCACGATGCGCTCGACATTCTCGGCGCCGAGAGCGTCGGCGGCGTCCAGGCGTCGGGGTATCGCAACAAGATGAACGAAATGCGCCCGCACCGCAGCTGGGCCGAGAAGACACTCGTCCGGGCGAAGGTGTTCGGCGTGACAAACGAGGGAATCACGTTCGTGGATCTACTGACCGCACTGGCCGTCCGATGA
- a CDS encoding TerD family protein yields MGVSLTKGGNVSLTKEAPNLTAVAVGLGWDARSTTGTDFDLDASAIGAGADKKVVSDQHFVFFNNLRSPDGSIEHIGDNTTGAGEGDDEVINVNLAAVPANIESILFPVSIYDAETRSQSFGQVRNAYIRVVDQANGNELARYDLSEDASTETAMVFGELYRNGAEWKFRAIGQGYASGLAGIARDYGVNV; encoded by the coding sequence ATGGGCGTCAGCTTGACCAAGGGCGGCAATGTTTCTCTCACGAAGGAGGCGCCGAACCTGACCGCGGTGGCTGTCGGACTCGGATGGGATGCCCGCTCGACCACCGGCACCGACTTCGACCTCGACGCCAGCGCCATCGGTGCGGGTGCCGACAAGAAGGTCGTGTCGGACCAGCACTTCGTGTTCTTCAACAACCTGCGTTCCCCCGACGGCTCGATCGAGCACATCGGTGACAACACCACCGGTGCGGGCGAGGGTGACGACGAGGTGATCAACGTCAACCTGGCGGCGGTCCCCGCGAACATCGAGAGCATCCTGTTCCCCGTCTCGATCTACGATGCGGAGACCCGTTCGCAGTCGTTCGGTCAGGTCCGCAACGCCTACATTCGCGTCGTCGACCAGGCCAACGGCAACGAGCTCGCCCGCTACGACCTGTCCGAGGACGCGTCGACCGAGACCGCTATGGTTTTCGGCGAGCTGTACCGCAACGGCGCGGAGTGGAAGTTCCGTGCCATCGGCCAGGGCTACGCGTCCGGGCTGGCCGGTATCGCGCGCGACTACGGCGTCAACGTCTGA
- a CDS encoding DUF475 domain-containing protein, with protein MVLRIFGLSFAVTVISLIIAAIYGGPQAVLLVVILSILEISLSFDNAVINATVLRRMSEFWQKIFLTVGIVIAVFGMRLVFPLVIVWLASGLGPVAALDLALNPPADGAAYFPDGSASYETLLTDAHPQIAAFGGMFLLMLFLGFILEEREITWLSWLEKPLARAGKLDQLAVIIAGALLLITAAYIAPEDTVSTVMIAGVLGMVTYIAVNGLGELFNTPEGDEDGELVEGSKGGPTELAKATGKAGFFLFLYLEVLDASFSFDGVIGAFAITSDPIIIALGLGFVGAMFVRSITVFLVRKGTLSDYVYLEHGAHWAIGALAVILLVSIGYHVNENVTGLVGVALIGAAFISSIVRNRKAVATAGRAEDDVDEQDPVSVG; from the coding sequence GTGGTTCTGCGAATATTCGGTCTCTCCTTCGCCGTGACGGTGATCTCCCTGATCATCGCGGCGATCTACGGAGGCCCCCAGGCCGTCCTCCTCGTGGTGATCCTGTCGATCCTCGAGATCTCGCTGTCCTTCGACAACGCCGTCATCAACGCCACCGTGCTGCGCCGGATGAGCGAGTTCTGGCAGAAGATCTTCCTCACCGTCGGCATCGTCATCGCGGTGTTCGGCATGCGCCTGGTCTTCCCCCTCGTCATCGTGTGGCTCGCGTCCGGCCTCGGCCCCGTCGCCGCCCTCGACCTGGCACTCAACCCGCCCGCCGACGGTGCCGCGTACTTCCCCGACGGCAGCGCCAGCTACGAAACCCTGCTCACCGACGCCCACCCGCAGATCGCGGCGTTCGGCGGCATGTTCCTGCTGATGCTGTTCCTCGGTTTCATCCTGGAAGAGCGGGAGATCACCTGGCTGTCCTGGCTGGAGAAGCCCCTCGCCCGCGCGGGCAAGCTCGACCAGCTCGCCGTCATCATCGCCGGCGCCCTGCTGCTGATCACCGCTGCGTACATCGCCCCCGAGGACACCGTCTCCACGGTGATGATCGCCGGCGTCCTCGGCATGGTCACCTACATCGCCGTCAACGGTCTCGGTGAGCTGTTCAACACTCCCGAGGGAGACGAAGACGGCGAACTGGTCGAAGGGTCCAAGGGCGGACCGACCGAGCTGGCCAAGGCCACCGGTAAAGCCGGGTTCTTCCTGTTCCTCTACCTCGAGGTCCTCGACGCGTCGTTCTCCTTCGACGGTGTGATCGGCGCGTTCGCGATCACGTCCGACCCGATCATCATCGCCCTCGGCCTCGGCTTCGTCGGCGCGATGTTCGTCCGTTCCATCACGGTGTTCCTGGTCCGCAAGGGAACCCTGTCGGACTACGTGTACCTCGAGCACGGCGCCCACTGGGCCATCGGCGCACTGGCCGTGATCCTGCTGGTGTCCATCGGCTACCACGTCAACGAGAACGTCACCGGACTCGTCGGCGTCGCCCTCATCGGTGCCGCCTTCATCTCCAGCATCGTCCGCAACCGCAAGGCCGTCGCGACGGCGGGTCGAGCGGAAGACGACGTGGACGAGCAGGACCCGGTGTCCGTCGGCTAG
- a CDS encoding AIM24 family protein, producing the protein MGRLLDKSKKVVEAQLAGTTIRAIQGSMIAYEGNVSFKSAGFGGGDGVLAGMKRRATGEALSLMECSGHGVVYLAVGGQYVSVVDLANETLQVESQQLLALSGNLNTNVTFTGLRGGVGGQGLFTTTVSGQGQVALLSAGGPLIHLEVSPQYPLVVDPDAFVSARGQVTQSFVTDVSWRNAVGQGNGEAFSLKWDGHGVVSIQPAER; encoded by the coding sequence ATGGGGCGGCTGCTCGACAAGTCGAAGAAGGTGGTGGAGGCGCAGCTCGCCGGAACCACCATCCGGGCGATACAGGGTTCGATGATCGCCTACGAGGGCAATGTCAGTTTCAAGTCGGCAGGTTTCGGTGGCGGTGACGGTGTGCTCGCCGGAATGAAGAGGCGCGCCACGGGCGAGGCGCTGTCGCTGATGGAATGCTCCGGCCACGGTGTCGTGTACCTCGCGGTGGGCGGTCAGTACGTTTCCGTCGTCGACCTGGCGAACGAGACCCTGCAGGTGGAGTCGCAGCAGCTGCTCGCCTTGAGCGGCAACCTGAACACCAACGTCACGTTCACCGGACTGCGCGGCGGGGTCGGCGGTCAGGGCCTGTTCACCACGACGGTCTCCGGCCAGGGGCAGGTGGCACTGCTGTCGGCGGGCGGGCCACTCATCCACCTCGAGGTGTCGCCGCAGTACCCGCTGGTGGTCGATCCCGACGCGTTCGTCTCGGCGCGCGGGCAGGTGACGCAGTCGTTCGTGACCGACGTGTCGTGGCGTAACGCCGTCGGCCAGGGCAACGGTGAGGCCTTCTCCCTCAAGTGGGACGGTCACGGCGTCGTCTCCATTCAACCGGCAGAGCGGTGA
- a CDS encoding AIM24 family protein, producing MVFSKVNSKVVKVDVAAAGGVVARTGAMLFYTGQVQFSPHQVPGSQSMAGMGGFTRMAGRMMQGEHERTMLAQGQGEVHYGHAGLEVHVVDMSQGGALCVEASRLLAHNAGLQSSVISVTSQGGGGGGRGMLGALRGAAAGALSGTGMFTTQLSGYGSAVLLAHGGFIELPVSGPNPVFVDPDAFVGTYGSVQVELKSAVGWREAMGRGVGEAMQLQCTGQGIVYVQASEEKL from the coding sequence ATGGTCTTCTCGAAAGTGAACTCGAAGGTCGTCAAGGTCGACGTCGCCGCCGCCGGCGGTGTGGTGGCGCGCACGGGTGCGATGCTCTTCTACACGGGTCAGGTGCAGTTCTCGCCGCATCAGGTGCCGGGTTCCCAGTCGATGGCGGGCATGGGTGGATTCACCCGGATGGCCGGACGCATGATGCAGGGTGAGCACGAACGCACGATGCTCGCGCAGGGGCAGGGCGAGGTGCACTACGGTCACGCCGGGCTCGAGGTGCACGTCGTCGACATGTCGCAGGGCGGCGCGCTGTGCGTCGAGGCCTCCCGGCTGCTCGCTCACAATGCGGGACTGCAGAGTTCGGTGATCTCCGTGACGAGTCAGGGCGGTGGTGGCGGCGGACGCGGCATGCTCGGCGCCCTGCGCGGCGCGGCGGCAGGCGCCCTCTCCGGTACCGGAATGTTCACCACGCAGTTGTCCGGATACGGGTCGGCGGTCCTCCTCGCACACGGCGGCTTCATCGAACTCCCTGTCAGCGGCCCGAATCCGGTCTTCGTCGACCCCGACGCCTTCGTCGGCACGTACGGGAGCGTCCAGGTGGAACTGAAATCCGCCGTCGGCTGGCGTGAGGCCATGGGCCGCGGGGTCGGGGAAGCAATGCAATTGCAGTGCACGGGTCAGGGCATCGTCTACGTTCAGGCTTCGGAGGAGAAACTGTGA
- a CDS encoding AIM24 family protein, protein MTAIHNPSTLGASDNIPDNSYAFCIDLTAPWFIRKGAMIAYYGQMQFQALTHGLHGAALHMVANQFSAPLYMGDYAVAEGFGKLIIGDRGYDINSYDLDDGNLTIRASNLLAFEPGLALNQSIVPGFLTLIGTGKFLASSNGPVMFAEPPLRIDPEALVGWADCPSPSHHYDQGWISNFLAAGAHMMGINSGEERQFDFTGAGTVLIQSSEKVLSDTHVVRSIEGQIHGITPSGLQRLNGVIAAKLAEQPR, encoded by the coding sequence GTGACCGCCATCCACAATCCGTCGACTCTCGGCGCCAGCGACAACATTCCCGACAACAGCTACGCATTCTGCATCGACCTCACCGCGCCCTGGTTCATCCGCAAGGGTGCGATGATCGCCTACTACGGGCAGATGCAGTTCCAGGCACTGACCCACGGATTGCACGGCGCCGCACTGCACATGGTCGCCAACCAGTTCTCCGCGCCGCTGTACATGGGCGATTACGCGGTGGCCGAAGGATTCGGGAAGTTGATCATCGGCGACCGCGGTTACGACATCAACTCGTACGACCTCGACGACGGCAACCTCACCATCCGGGCGTCGAATCTCCTTGCGTTCGAACCGGGTCTGGCCCTGAACCAGTCCATCGTGCCGGGCTTCCTGACGCTCATCGGGACCGGCAAGTTCCTGGCGTCGTCCAACGGCCCGGTGATGTTCGCCGAGCCGCCGCTGCGGATCGACCCCGAGGCGCTCGTCGGGTGGGCCGACTGCCCGTCCCCGAGCCACCATTACGACCAGGGGTGGATCAGCAACTTCCTCGCGGCGGGCGCCCACATGATGGGAATCAACTCCGGGGAGGAACGGCAGTTCGACTTCACCGGCGCCGGAACGGTTCTGATCCAGTCGAGCGAGAAGGTCCTCAGCGACACGCATGTCGTGCGCAGCATCGAGGGTCAGATCCACGGCATCACCCCGAGTGGTCTGCAACGGCTCAACGGCGTGATCGCCGCCAAACTGGCGGAGCAGCCTCGCTGA
- a CDS encoding PPOX class F420-dependent oxidoreductase — translation MTLDANDDRRPLLDLVAAHNRAVLATIKRDGRPQLSNVIYAWDPATQTARVSVTADRAKTRNAARDPRVSLHVSATDFWSYAVVEGDAELSAVAADPHDPAADELVDVFRFASGKEHDDWEEFRRAMVSEHRQVLRVRASKVYGMAQLS, via the coding sequence ATGACCCTCGATGCGAATGACGACCGGCGCCCACTTCTCGACCTCGTTGCCGCACACAACCGTGCGGTCCTCGCGACGATCAAACGCGACGGGCGCCCGCAATTGTCCAACGTGATCTATGCCTGGGACCCCGCAACGCAGACCGCGAGGGTGTCGGTGACGGCGGATCGGGCCAAGACCCGGAACGCCGCCCGCGACCCGCGGGTCTCGCTGCACGTCAGCGCGACCGACTTCTGGAGCTACGCGGTCGTGGAGGGAGACGCGGAACTGAGCGCGGTCGCGGCCGATCCGCACGATCCGGCGGCGGACGAGCTCGTCGACGTGTTCCGGTTCGCGTCCGGAAAAGAGCACGACGACTGGGAAGAGTTCCGCCGTGCGATGGTGTCCGAGCACCGGCAGGTACTCCGGGTCCGCGCGTCGAAGGTGTACGGCATGGCCCAGTTGTCCTGA
- a CDS encoding potassium channel family protein, giving the protein MNDSYLVIGETTVARRVCASLRERDFDVRHLVAPDDDELRLAMADEPRGMAVLVRDDVVALRYALAAAHISASIPLVVTIFDRTVADQLSQLLPQCEVTSPADLAAPTLAGPCLEPELVAARHAGEHMLTVRMIDGHPEGAHVDLPRRNWWRTAATGATGLLRSHDIGTRILLGGLAGLLAVLFADWLWLMLGQHVAPLDAFNEAVRVVTTVGPGTDTHGSPAYAVFASVAMLFTVVFTAMFTAGIIERLLGPRLVGLVGSRVLPRSGHVIVVGLGQVGLRLCRELQALGVAVVGVERDPQAKNLRLVRSMNIPTVVGHGGDRELLERLGVGRALALAAVGSDDLDNIAVSVAAQALSPGLRLVLRAGEQEAIAETRSLLRLGIIRDVTSLSATYVVAKLIGLQPQGVVADGSHLYLEVPTTESSEPVFTELPVSPRMSCRHLVTA; this is encoded by the coding sequence GTGAACGACTCATATCTCGTCATCGGCGAAACCACCGTGGCCCGACGGGTCTGTGCATCCCTCCGCGAAAGGGACTTCGACGTACGCCATCTCGTCGCCCCCGACGACGACGAACTCCGCCTGGCGATGGCGGACGAGCCTCGCGGTATGGCCGTACTGGTGCGCGACGACGTCGTCGCGCTGCGCTACGCGCTGGCGGCCGCGCACATCTCGGCGTCGATCCCGTTGGTGGTGACGATCTTCGACCGCACGGTCGCGGACCAGCTGTCGCAGCTGCTTCCGCAGTGCGAGGTGACGTCACCCGCAGATCTCGCCGCACCGACGCTCGCCGGTCCGTGCCTGGAACCCGAACTCGTCGCGGCCAGGCACGCGGGCGAGCACATGCTGACGGTCCGCATGATCGACGGCCACCCCGAGGGCGCGCACGTCGACCTGCCCCGGCGGAACTGGTGGCGCACCGCGGCGACCGGCGCGACCGGACTGTTGCGGTCGCACGACATCGGCACGCGCATCCTGCTCGGTGGGCTCGCGGGACTTCTCGCGGTCCTGTTCGCCGACTGGCTGTGGCTGATGCTCGGCCAGCACGTGGCACCGCTCGACGCGTTCAACGAGGCGGTGCGGGTGGTGACCACCGTGGGACCGGGAACCGATACCCACGGCAGCCCCGCCTACGCGGTGTTCGCCTCGGTGGCGATGCTGTTCACCGTCGTTTTCACGGCCATGTTCACCGCCGGAATCATCGAGCGCCTGCTCGGCCCCCGCCTGGTCGGCCTGGTGGGCAGCCGCGTCCTGCCCCGCTCCGGCCACGTCATCGTGGTGGGCCTCGGCCAGGTCGGGCTCCGGCTGTGCCGGGAGCTACAGGCTCTCGGTGTCGCGGTGGTGGGCGTCGAACGCGACCCCCAGGCGAAGAACCTGCGGCTCGTGCGGTCGATGAACATCCCGACCGTCGTCGGGCACGGCGGCGACCGTGAACTCCTCGAGCGACTGGGCGTGGGCCGCGCCCTGGCGCTGGCAGCCGTCGGCTCCGACGACCTGGACAACATTGCGGTGTCCGTGGCCGCACAGGCCTTGTCGCCCGGGCTGCGGCTGGTCCTGCGGGCCGGGGAGCAGGAGGCGATCGCCGAGACGCGGTCGTTGCTGCGGCTCGGCATCATCCGCGACGTCACCAGCCTGAGCGCCACGTACGTGGTGGCCAAGCTGATCGGCCTGCAACCGCAGGGGGTCGTGGCGGACGGCAGCCACCTCTACCTGGAGGTGCCGACGACGGAATCGTCCGAGCCCGTGTTCACCGAGCTGCCCGTGTCGCCGCGGATGAGCTGTCGGCACCTCGTCACCGCCTGA
- a CDS encoding RidA family protein: MSDTTVIRTEGAPAPAHTFSQGIKKGNLLQVSGQGPMDPVTNKYIAEGDVREQTRRTLENVKAILEAGGASVEDVLMFRVYLTTRDDFAAMNDVYGEFIAANVPSGQLPCRTTVFVDLPHEVMLVEIDALAVTG, translated from the coding sequence ATGTCCGACACCACCGTCATCCGCACCGAAGGCGCCCCCGCCCCCGCGCACACGTTCAGCCAGGGCATCAAGAAGGGCAACCTGCTCCAGGTGTCGGGGCAGGGTCCGATGGACCCCGTCACCAACAAGTACATCGCGGAGGGCGACGTGCGCGAGCAGACCCGTCGCACCCTCGAGAACGTCAAGGCGATCCTCGAAGCCGGCGGCGCGAGCGTGGAAGACGTGCTGATGTTCCGCGTCTACCTCACCACCCGGGACGACTTCGCCGCGATGAACGACGTGTACGGAGAGTTCATCGCGGCGAATGTGCCGAGCGGACAGCTGCCGTGCCGAACCACGGTGTTCGTCGACCTCCCGCACGAGGTCATGCTCGTCGAGATCGACGCGCTGGCAGTGACCGGCTAG
- a CDS encoding IclR family transcriptional regulator → MSQSVSRALHLLVQLGNGPANLDQLAESTGVHKTTVLRLLRTLSDERFTFRDNSNQYHLGSRIFELAAQATDQREVRRIASPHLVAFNREYGRTTHLAAMEGGDVVYIDKLESHDQIRMYSRIGLRANLNSTAVAKVILADLPDSELRPIVDSMDFSARTANTITTPERYLDEIRTVREQGWAHDQEENEPSVNCIGVPIRGASGRVVAAVSVSVPDVVLSYEGVLDLLEPLQAVGARISRDCGYRAQP, encoded by the coding sequence ATGAGTCAGAGTGTTTCCCGCGCCCTGCACCTGCTGGTGCAACTCGGCAACGGTCCCGCCAATCTCGACCAGCTGGCCGAATCCACCGGGGTCCACAAGACCACCGTGCTCCGGCTGCTGCGAACGCTGTCCGACGAGCGGTTCACGTTCCGCGACAACAGCAACCAGTACCACCTCGGTTCCCGCATCTTCGAGCTCGCCGCGCAGGCCACCGATCAGCGGGAAGTCCGGCGCATCGCGTCGCCGCACCTCGTCGCGTTCAACCGCGAATACGGGCGCACCACGCACCTCGCGGCGATGGAGGGCGGTGACGTGGTGTACATCGACAAACTCGAATCGCACGACCAGATCAGGATGTACTCGCGAATCGGACTGCGCGCCAACCTCAATTCCACCGCGGTCGCGAAGGTGATCCTCGCCGATCTGCCGGACTCGGAACTGCGGCCCATCGTCGACTCGATGGACTTCTCCGCCCGCACCGCCAACACGATCACGACGCCCGAACGCTACCTCGACGAGATCCGCACGGTCCGGGAGCAGGGCTGGGCGCACGATCAGGAGGAGAACGAGCCGTCCGTCAACTGCATCGGGGTGCCCATCCGTGGCGCGTCCGGCCGCGTCGTCGCCGCCGTCTCCGTCTCGGTGCCCGACGTCGTGCTCAGTTACGAAGGCGTCCTCGACCTGCTCGAACCCCTTCAGGCCGTGGGGGCGCGGATCTCCCGCGACTGCGGATACCGTGCCCAGCCCTGA
- a CDS encoding sugar kinase: MQESTPTPESGVACLGEAMVLVAPDSTLHLAGAEANVAAGLATLGVPAAWVGRLGDDEFGTLIRTELQARGVDVRAIEVDPDRPTGHYSKSTALDEHGEPRTDSLYSRAGSAASAMDPGFLDRPAVADLFGRAAVVHCSGITPALSDSCLALMRRLLRHRPGISGVVSFDVNWREQLWPDGDPRIVVELANLADLVLVGADEALRVLGTADPHELRLILPAPATVVVKDGAHRALAVDRSGRSVAVPALRVDVVEPVGAGDAFAAGYLSGVVRGEDQARCLRRGHIGAAATLTVAADSAPPPAAELLDELLRCSESDWAATSVTADGFSPRESGVNG, from the coding sequence ACTCCACCTGGCCGGCGCCGAGGCGAACGTCGCCGCCGGGCTCGCCACGCTGGGTGTCCCCGCCGCCTGGGTCGGACGCCTCGGCGACGACGAGTTCGGCACCCTCATCCGCACCGAACTGCAGGCCCGGGGTGTCGACGTCCGCGCGATCGAGGTCGATCCCGACAGGCCCACCGGGCACTACTCGAAATCCACCGCCCTCGACGAGCACGGCGAGCCGCGAACGGACAGCCTGTATTCCCGCGCGGGTTCGGCGGCGTCGGCCATGGATCCCGGCTTCCTCGACCGGCCGGCGGTCGCGGACCTGTTCGGCCGCGCCGCCGTGGTCCACTGCAGCGGAATCACACCGGCCCTGTCCGATTCGTGCCTCGCGCTGATGCGGAGACTGCTCCGCCACCGGCCGGGAATCTCCGGTGTGGTCAGCTTCGACGTCAACTGGCGTGAGCAACTGTGGCCGGACGGCGACCCGCGGATCGTCGTGGAACTGGCGAATCTCGCCGATCTTGTTCTCGTCGGCGCGGACGAGGCCCTCCGTGTTCTCGGCACCGCGGATCCGCACGAGTTGCGGCTCATCCTGCCCGCCCCGGCCACCGTCGTCGTCAAGGACGGAGCGCACCGGGCGCTGGCCGTCGACCGCAGTGGCCGCAGTGTGGCTGTTCCCGCGCTCCGCGTCGACGTCGTCGAACCCGTCGGCGCGGGCGATGCCTTCGCCGCCGGATATCTCAGCGGTGTGGTGCGCGGCGAGGATCAGGCGCGGTGCCTGCGCCGCGGACACATCGGTGCCGCCGCCACCCTGACGGTGGCCGCGGACTCGGCGCCACCGCCGGCCGCCGAACTGCTGGACGAGCTGCTCCGGTGCTCCGAATCGGACTGGGCGGCAACGAGCGTCACCGCCGACGGTTTCTCCCCCCGAGAAAGTGGAGTGAACGGATGA